One window from the genome of Garra rufa chromosome 1, GarRuf1.0, whole genome shotgun sequence encodes:
- the LOC141319454 gene encoding uncharacterized protein, with protein MVGTRCPTALKEEREELNETEEKVQFENLHVFITGKKSFCSLQSENTSTQKRAQKARTTSFSTSFQRGNSFNEQGEFKVHKKIHTGENCFLCQQCGKSFSQNSNLKVHMKIHTGEKSFICQQCGKSFRQKGTLKIHMKIHTGEKSFMCRQCGKSFSQNTNLKVHMKIHTGEKSFICQQCGKSFRQKGTLKDHMKIHTGEKSFMCRQCGKSFIQNINLNVHMKIHTGEKRFICQQCGKSFTRKATLESHMRIHTGEKSFMCRQCGKSFIQNINLNVHLRIHTGEKPYTCSQCGNSFSQRGSLDKHMKIHNRESLFTCQQCGKSFTVKENLNRHIKIHNREGQTNKNI; from the exons atggttgggaCTCGCT gcccaacagcactgaaagaggagagggaagaactgaatgaaactgaagagaaagttcagtttgagaatcttcatgttttcataactggaaaaaaatcattttgttccttacagtcagaaaatacttctacacaaaaaagagctcaaaaggcaAGAACTACAAGTTTTTCCACTAGCTTTCAGCGTGGAAACAGTTTCAacgaacaaggagaatttaaagtccacaagaaaattcacaccggagagaattGTTTcctctgtcaacagtgtggaaagagtttcagtcaaaattcaaaccttaaagtccacatgaaaattcacacaggagagaaatctttcatctgccaacagtgtggaaagagtttcagacaaaaaggaacccttaaaatccacatgaaaattcacacaggagagaagtctttcatgtgccgtcagtgtggaaagagtttcagtcaaaatacaaaccttaaagtacacatgaaaattcacactggagagaaatctttcatctgccaacagtgtggaaagagtttcagacaaaaaggaacccttaaagaccacatgaaaattcacacaggagagaagtctttcatgtgccgtcagtgtggaaagagttttattcaaaatataaaccttaatgtccacatgaaaattcacactggagagaagcgtttcatctgccaacagtgtggaaagagttttactcgaAAAGCAACccttgaaagtcacatgagaattcacacaggagagaagtctttcatgtgccgtcagtgtggaaagagtttcattcaaaatataaaccttAATGTCCacctgagaattcacactggagagaagccttacacatgcagtcaatgtggaaacagtttcagtcaacgaggaagccttgacaagcacatgaaaatccacaatagagagagcctttttacctgccaacagtgtggaaagagtttcactgtaaaagaaaatcttaacaggcacattaaaattcacaataGAGAAGGCCAAaccaacaaaaatatataa